TGAGATTTGGAATGAATAGCAGGATCTTTTCGATATACATATTTCCAACTGCCGAAATAACAGGCTCTCCGCCTCCGAAGGTCATCGGTGTTTCAGCTATTTTTGCACCAAAATCTCCTGTCCCATATAGGAAGGTACCCGCAATAACGTTTGCTGCTGCCAGGAAGAATAAAAGCAGCAAAGAGTACGCAACGACTGAAATGTATTTGGACAAAAGAATCTTCCACCTGCGATGCGGGCGGATCAGCAGCTGCTTAATGGTCCCGTCCGAAAACTCTGAAGCTACACTCGTACTCGCGATGATGACGCAGAACAGGGCGACGGTTGAGAAAAGAGAAACGCCGTCAGAATTTGCATATTGCCAGTTGCTTTTTAAAGAGGGGTTCACGTTCTGATCCAGATAGAACTGTTTTTCAGCTGCCTGCTGGGCGAGATCCTCTTTCTCACCGGCCTCAAGCTTTGGATCCTCTTGCTGCTGCTTTAAATCAGCGATTTCCTGCTCCACACCTGGACGCCAGTTCGATACTGTTTTTTCTTGATCGATATAGGCTGTTGCAACAGTCAGGATGATGAGAAATACAGCCAGGAGAATAAAATAAATCCAGGATGATTTCTTTGCAAAGATTTTAACCCATTCATTTTTTACTAAATTCATCATGAGAGGGCACCCTCCTTCTCTTTCGTCAGCTCAAGGAAACGGTCTTCCAATGATTTTTTGACAGGTGTCATCTCATAGACGAGAATTCCGTTCTCCGTTAATTCTTTAATAATTAATGGAAGAGATTCGTATTTTGCTGAAAATTTTAGCGTTCCATCACCGGTAACCGCCAAATTATCTGATAGGGAGCTTAATCCAGGCAAGGCGGCTGCCTCTGCCGCTGAGCTGACGGTAAGCAGAACTTCCCGCATTTCTTCTGCAGCGGCAAGATTTGTGTCTTCCATGGAGGACACATGTGTTAAAACTCCTTTTTCAATAATGGCGAAGCGATCGCACATTAGCTGCATCTCTCCAAGAATATGCGAGGATACGAGAACCGCTGTACCGCTTTGAGCCAGCGTCTTCAAATACTCTCTAAGCTCCTTCATGCCTTGCGGGTCCAATCCGTTTGTCGGTTCATCCAAAATGAGCAAAGAAGGATTGTGTAAAAGAGCCTGGGCAACTCCAAGCCGCTGCCTCATTCCAAGTGAATAGGTTTTCACCTTTTGATGAATGGCACCATCAAGCTTTACCAGCCCGATAACTTCTTTTATTCTTTCTTCTGAGATAGGCTCCAAAGCCATTCTTGCGTAGTGCTTTAAGTTAGCGTACCCGGACATAAACTTATAGAATTCGGGGTTTTCTACAATGGCCCCCAGTTCCTTCATGGATTCCTTAAAGCTCGTATCCACACTTTTGCCTCTGATCAGGACATTCCCGTCTGTGCGGTTAATCAGCCCGGTAATCATTCGGATGATCGTTGTTTTTCCTGCGCCGTTCGGTCCGAGCAGACCGAATATTTCTCCCTCTTCCACCCTGAAGTTCACATCATTTACTATGTATCGCTTTCTGATTTTCTTTTTCAATCCTTGGACTTCCAGTACGTATGACAAATCATTTCCTCCTTTTTCGTCCGGGATAGTTTTTAATACGATTGATAACTGGAAAAAGTTCCAAAAAAAGACCCGGCGATATAAAATCGTCAGGTCTTTCCGGATTTTTATCTTTTCAGCTTGCGTGATTGCTTCATAAAGTAGCTGATTTTCTCTAAAATAGGCTCGACGGAACCTCCGTTGGCCATAATGTCATAATCGTTGATATTTAAGCGCATAACAGGACATGTATTGAAGCTGTTAATCCAGTTTTCATACCGCGCATGCATTTCCTCCCAGTAGGAAATAGGAGTTTGCTGTTCCATCGGTCTACCGCGCTTTTCGATTCTTCCTAAAATATCCTCAAGGCTTCCTTCCAGATAGATGAGAAGATCCGGGTGAGGGAAATAAGGAGTCATGACCATGGCGTCGAAGAGATTTGTGTAGGTTTCGTAATCAACTTCTGTCATTGTGCCTTTTTCATAATGCATTTTGGCAAAGATGCCTGTATCTTCGTAAATGGAACGATCCTGAACAAATCCGCCGCCGTATTCAAAGATTCTCTTTTGTTCCTTGAAACGCTCGGCCAGGAAGTAAATTTGCAGGTGAAAGCTCCACCGCTCAAAGTCTGCGTAAAATTTGTCGAGGTAAGGATTGGTATCAACTTTTTCAAAGGATGTGCGGAAATTCAAGGCTTCGGCAAGAGCGTTCGTCATGGTTGATTTTCCGACTCCGACCGTCCCGGCTATCGTTATAACCGCGTCCTTCGGTATTTGGTACTGATCGCGTAGATTCATGTATGGCTTACTCCTTTTAGCAAATAATCATCAAGGCGTTTAAGGATATACGTTAAATCCTCAGGGCGGTGGACAAAATCAAGCTCGTCCCCATTAAAACGGAGGATTGGAATTTCAGGATTAATTTGTTCCCATTGAGACATCGCGGTCTCATAGTCGGCTGAGAGCTGCTCCAGGTAGCTTGGGTCAATGTTCTTTTCAATATCTCTTCCGCGCAGTGAAATTCTTTCCAGAAGAGTATCAAGGCTCGCACTCAAATACAGGATGATATTCGGTTTAGGCATGTCACTTGTCAAAATATCATAAATTTGAATGTATTTCGTATACTGCTCGTCCTTCAAAGTCCGTTTGGCGAAGATCAGATTTTTGTAAATATGATAATCTGCTACAACCGCCTGGTCCCGCTGCAGGTAATCAGAATTGATTTCCTCCAGCTGTTTATACCGGTTGCACAGGAAAAACATTTCTGTCTGGAAACTCCACTCATCAATGTTTTCATAAAACTTCCCCAAAAATGGATTTTCATCCACAATTTCTTTCAATAGCTGATAGCGATAATGGTCCGAAATCGCTTTGGCGAGAGAGGTTTTGCCCACGCCAATAGGACCTTCAACGGTAATGAAGGGTACTCCTTTCATGCCGGTTCCTCCTTTGCTGCAATTCAATCAGAAACATGTATACTGGTATGATGAGCCTGCATGGTGCAGGCAGAATAGATGGATGTGTGCAATATTCGACAACTTTTTTAAAAAAGACAAACTTTATTTTATCACAGCGGTTTCCATTTTGGGGGAATTGTTTTTTTAGAGGAAGGAAGGAATCGAAAAAAAGGAAGACAGTTCAGCGGGACGGAACTGTCTTTTTTTCAACCTCGAACTGATCCTGAATCAGAAGCCAATTTTGAGGAAACGAAAGACCAAGCTTCCAGTAGCTCATGCCCCGCAATTTCAGCTGCTTCACCAGATTAAATTTTGCCTGAATGGAGCGTGCGTCTTCAAACCATACCTCATGATCTTTCCCGTTTTCATCCCGATATTTGAAATGGGGAGCTTGATCCCTTTGGCTGTATTGAATGGCTTCATTGTACTTGGCGGCGAGTTGGATGCCTTGCTGGGGACTGATGGCTTTTGCAAATTCCCCTCCAGGTTTAAAGGGGAGCGTCCAATCATAGCCATACAGGTTTTGCCCCATCATAATCTTGGATGCCGGCATTTCAGTTAATGCATAATCCAGCACTTCTTTCACTTGATTGATCGGCGATACAGCCATGGGAGGGCCGCCGCTGTATCCCCATTCATATGTCATAAGGACAACGAAGTCCGCAATCTGGCCGTGGGCTTTGTAGTCATGCGCCTCATACCATTTCCCTTTTTGATCGGCTTTTGTTTTAGGAGCCAGGGCGGTGGATAGGAGCCATCCTTCTTTCTGGAACCGCTGCTTCGCTTTTCTAAGGAAAGCATTATAGGCCTCTTTATCCTCCGGTCTCAAAT
The Metabacillus sp. FJAT-52054 genome window above contains:
- a CDS encoding ABC transporter permease subunit, yielding MMNLVKNEWVKIFAKKSSWIYFILLAVFLIILTVATAYIDQEKTVSNWRPGVEQEIADLKQQQEDPKLEAGEKEDLAQQAAEKQFYLDQNVNPSLKSNWQYANSDGVSLFSTVALFCVIIASTSVASEFSDGTIKQLLIRPHRRWKILLSKYISVVAYSLLLLFFLAAANVIAGTFLYGTGDFGAKIAETPMTFGGGEPVISAVGNMYIEKILLFIPNLIMVVTISFMLSTLFKSQSMAVGFGIFVLFMNSALNIGVQLLIGLKQEWAKLLLFPHLELMQFSAAEEILPGVTLMFSLAVLLVYYILFMAITFFFFQRKDVSI
- a CDS encoding glycoside hydrolase family 18 protein, with amino-acid sequence MQIYIVKQGDTISNIAFRYGTAAKEIEEANQLPNPDQLVVGQALVIPIIGRFYTIKRGDTLWTVSRLFSINPVQLARINRLNPNSPLQVGFRLYIPEPPKTKAEFNAYLEPAQNQVTEEQKQSAREAAPYLTYLGPFSFRIQKDGSLKEPPLDSLPEIASSNNVTLMMIVTNLTDEGFSDEIGKIVLNDQQIQNKLLEEITIKAKKYGFRDIHFDMEYLRPEDKEAYNAFLRKAKQRFQKEGWLLSTALAPKTKADQKGKWYEAHDYKAHGQIADFVVLMTYEWGYSGGPPMAVSPINQVKEVLDYALTEMPASKIMMGQNLYGYDWTLPFKPGGEFAKAISPQQGIQLAAKYNEAIQYSQRDQAPHFKYRDENGKDHEVWFEDARSIQAKFNLVKQLKLRGMSYWKLGLSFPQNWLLIQDQFEVEKKTVPSR
- a CDS encoding deoxynucleoside kinase — protein: MKGVPFITVEGPIGVGKTSLAKAISDHYRYQLLKEIVDENPFLGKFYENIDEWSFQTEMFFLCNRYKQLEEINSDYLQRDQAVVADYHIYKNLIFAKRTLKDEQYTKYIQIYDILTSDMPKPNIILYLSASLDTLLERISLRGRDIEKNIDPSYLEQLSADYETAMSQWEQINPEIPILRFNGDELDFVHRPEDLTYILKRLDDYLLKGVSHT
- a CDS encoding ABC transporter ATP-binding protein, with product MSYVLEVQGLKKKIRKRYIVNDVNFRVEEGEIFGLLGPNGAGKTTIIRMITGLINRTDGNVLIRGKSVDTSFKESMKELGAIVENPEFYKFMSGYANLKHYARMALEPISEERIKEVIGLVKLDGAIHQKVKTYSLGMRQRLGVAQALLHNPSLLILDEPTNGLDPQGMKELREYLKTLAQSGTAVLVSSHILGEMQLMCDRFAIIEKGVLTHVSSMEDTNLAAAEEMREVLLTVSSAAEAAALPGLSSLSDNLAVTGDGTLKFSAKYESLPLIIKELTENGILVYEMTPVKKSLEDRFLELTKEKEGALS
- a CDS encoding deoxynucleoside kinase; the encoded protein is MNLRDQYQIPKDAVITIAGTVGVGKSTMTNALAEALNFRTSFEKVDTNPYLDKFYADFERWSFHLQIYFLAERFKEQKRIFEYGGGFVQDRSIYEDTGIFAKMHYEKGTMTEVDYETYTNLFDAMVMTPYFPHPDLLIYLEGSLEDILGRIEKRGRPMEQQTPISYWEEMHARYENWINSFNTCPVMRLNINDYDIMANGGSVEPILEKISYFMKQSRKLKR